In a single window of the Acyrthosiphon pisum isolate AL4f chromosome X, pea_aphid_22Mar2018_4r6ur, whole genome shotgun sequence genome:
- the LOC100165270 gene encoding transcription initiation factor TFIID subunit 7-like, translating into MEQKSEQTIELETEVILRVPSDAANSLREILRKNSDKQLSIKLENDIRRGEVVIGNHHLFAKVVDLPTIIEGQKTIDNKSIYKTADICQMIICKENEELSLSDEDEVTNFSKKKEPNKVDKKYLWPHGVTPPLKNVRKRRFRKTLIKQSTDGPEIEKEVNYLLKSDSEALSVKWELVSETEVQNNRISKQEPFMQGEMYNDLKQDIAEKDIFGEALSDSDEEVSNINIIDMDDYMSNDNSRLSDTNSLMEEKPSISGNKNLITEFTKEMFISADDSNYEIKKEGGISSTFDESMSYRFYNGVDFKSELELSDDNELGDTLVLSTLKAGNVSANDIKHKINQLQQEIEVLKERKSQQDWEIANIENINLRERFIRLSNNLFTEQLEKEQQIRELQSFHL; encoded by the exons GATGCTGCTAATTCGTTAAGagagatattaagaaaaaattccGATAAACAACTTAGTATAAAATTAGAGAATGATATTCGCAGAGGTGAAGTTGTCATTGGCAATCATCACCTATTTGCAaag GTTGTTGATTTACCAACTATCATTGAAGGACAAAAAACAATTGACAACAAGTCTATATATAAAACTGCAGATATATgtcag atGATTATATGCAAAGAAAATGAGGAATTATCTCTGTCTGACGAAGATGAGGTAacaaacttttcaaaaaaaaaggaaCCTAATAAagtggataaaaaatatttgtggcCACATGGTGTAACGCCACCATTGAAAAATGTACGAAAACGAAGATTTCGTAAAACCCTTATAAAACAATCTACTGACGGTCCAGAAATTGAAAAAGAG gtaaattatcttttaaaaagtGATAGTGAAGCTCTTAGTGTAAAATGGGAACTAGTATCCGAAACAGAGGTTCAAAACAATAGAATAAGTAAACAAGAACCTTTTATGCAAGGTGAAATGTATAATGATCTAAAGCAAGACAttg ccGAAAAGGATATTTTTGGTGAAGCTCTAAGTGATTCAGATGAAGAagttagtaatataaatataatagatatggATGATTATATGAGTAATGACAACAGCCGTTTGTCTGATACTAATTCATTAATg GAGGAAAAACCTTCAATTTCTGGAAACAAGAACCTTATTACAGAGTTTACTAAAGAAATGTTCATTTCTGCTGATGATTCcaactatgaaataaaaaaagaaggAGGAATAAGTTCCACATTTGATGAAAGTATGAGTTATAGATTTTATAACGGTGTGGATTTTAAATCTGAATTAGAACTTAGCGATGATAATGAACTTGGTGATACACTCgttttatcaacattaaaagCTGGAAATGTGTCTGCta AtgacattaaacataaaattaatcagTTGCAACAAGAAATTGAAGTACTTAAAGAACGTAAATCACAACAAGATTGGGAAATtgcaaatattgaaaatataaatttaagagaACGTTTTATAcgtttatctaataatttatttactgagCAACTAGAAAAAGAACAacag ATTCGAGAACTTCAATCATTTCATCTTTAA